Part of the Acidobacteriota bacterium genome, CGATTCGCACATCTTCGTCTCGGGCCGCGGACGCATACGTGCCGTTGGCCGCTCTACCGGCAAGGAAGAATGGAAGGCGGACGACCTCGGCACGGCGGCGGAGATGGCATTGCTCGGCGACGTGCTCTACGTCCGGACGGGCGGGCAGTTCACCCGCCTAAAGGACGGCGAGACCGAGACGAAGGGGCCATTCGGGGTTTCGGCGATCGACACGCAGACGGGCAAGGTCATGTGGCGGTACAAGGGTGCTGATAAAGGAATCACCAATTTCACGTTTGCCGATGAGGAAACGATAGTGGTCGCCGACCGCGACGACCTGATCTACATCGACGCCCGAACGGGCAAGTCCAAGGAAAAGTTCGAACACAAGGTGCGGGGTGCCCAGTTCGTCCTGCTCAATGAGCGGCGTGAGGTCGTGGTCGGCGGCCGCGACACGCTGGCGGCCTTCCGCGGCAAACAGGAAAGCTGGCGTGTGCGGCACAAGGCACCGGACCGCGGTGTGCTGCGGATCGTGACGGGCATCGCTTTGAGGGCCGTTGCTTTGTATTTCCGCTATGGCGGGCTGGCGAGTACGGCGTTCAACATCGCCCGCACCGGCGGAAATGTCGTCGGCATTGTCCGCTCGCTCCGGTGGTCCGGGCTCAGGCAGAGATTTGGCTCGCTCGATCTGACCACGCTCGCAAGCAACTCGGCCCGTGATTTTCTTACGCGAAGGATCTATACCTATGGATCTATCGCTGAGTTTCCGCGGCTCGCAAACAGGATCGAGGGCCTTACGGTCGTGCGGCCTTCGAGCCTCGTTCGCCGAGCCGCCGGACGTGCTTTGCCATCGGGCAGCGACGTGCGGGAAAGCATTCTCGACCGGCTCGACCCGGTTAGTCAGGCCGAGCGGCTATCAGAGCACCTGCTAAGGCGGGAGCGTTTGGCAGAGCTTCGCGGCCGGCATATGTATTTCTTCACCGATCTGCCGCGGCCTGCGGACCGCCGCGGCCTGGTCGGCGTTAATATCCACACCGGCCGCGACGAGCGCCGGATCATGGTCTCGGACCCCGACCCGCAGTTCTTCACAGATGAATCGCTCGGCCTGCTCTACACGGCCGACGGTGATAAACTCAAGGCGTTCAGCATCACCCAATAGCGGCTGGCCGGCGAAGGCCGGACCAAGGTGACCTCATTTCCGCGCCGCAATTTACATAAGATGCCGCTCAAAACTATGGACCCGCCAAGCGGAACAGAAAAGCAGACCGGATTGACCCGGGCCGAGGCTGAAGTACGGCTCGGGAAGTTCGGGCGAAACACGCTGCCCGAAAAACGCCCGACTCCTGCTTGGGTCCGTTTTGTGCGGCAATTTAAAAGCCCCCTGATCTACATCCTCCTTTTCGCACTTATCATCGACATACTTATTTGGGGCATAGAAGGTGCCGACGGAATACCGATCGAATCTGTAGCTATCGGCCTGATCTTGCTCTTGAATTCCGGGCTGGGAATTTACCAGGAAAACAAGGCCGAAGCTGCACTTGACCGGCTCAAACTTCTTGCCGCTCCGCTTGTTTGGGTTGTGCGCGACGGAAGGATCTCCCATATTCCGGCCTCAGAGCTGGTTCCGGGCGATGTAGTGCGGATCGAAGCGGGCGAACGCGTGCCAGCGGACGGAGACCTTTTGGAATCGCAAGGTGTTTCGGTCGATGAATCGATCTTGACGGGCGAGTCCGTACCGGTCGAGAAGGGCGAAGGCGGCGAGCTATTCAGCGGAACACTTCTTGTGCGCGGTAAATGCTACGCCGCAGTAACAAATACGGGCGAAAAGAGTTCGATGGGGCGGCTTGCCGTAATGATCGGGGAGATCGGCGCGGGCAAAACACCGCTTGAAAGGCGTCTCGACGTTTTCGGACGGCAGGTTGCCTACGCGATCGGCGGTCTGGCGGTAATTCTGATCCTAACCGGCCTCTACATCGAAGGGACGGAAAGGCTCGGCCAGGTTCTTTTGTTCGCGGTCGCTCTGGCGGTTGCCGCAGTACCCGAAGGCCTGCCGGCGGTCTTAACGCTAACGCTATCGCTCGGGGTCGAACGGATGGCAAAGCGAAAGGCAGTGATCCGCCGCCTGAGCGCGGTTGAGGCTCTTGGCTCGGTGACCGTGATCGCAACGGACAAGACCGGTACGCTGACCGAAAACAGAATGTACGTCAAGGATCTGGACAGTCCGAAAACCAGGAGCGCTCTCCTTGCGATGGTTCTTGCCAACGATGCCGACCTCGAGTCCGGAGCGGGCGACCCGCTCGAGATCGCCCTGCTGGAATACGCTCGAACACAAGGCATCGACCCCGCCGCCGAGAACAGAGCTCGGCCGCGGAAGTCAGTGCTTCCGTTCGACAGCAAGCACAAGTACATGCGTGTCACCGTCGAAGAAGCCGGCCGCCAGGTCAGCTATCTCAAGGGTGCTCCCGAGGTGATCATCGAGCGGTCCAAAATGACCGCCGAAGAGCGAACAAATTGGGAAGAGAAAGCTGCAGGTTACGCCGCGGACGGGTTCCGTGTTATCGCGCTTGGCTGGCGTGACGGCGAGAGTGACGACGAACTGCATTTTGGGGGGCTTGTCTTGTTGTGGGATCCGCCGCGGCCCGAAGTCCCCGAAGCGATCAGAAAGGCACAAGATGCGGGGATTCGGGTTGTGATGATCACCGGCGACCACCCGGCAACCGCCTTTGCGGTCGCGAACGCGGTCGGCATCCCGCCGAGCCGTGTCCTGACCGGATTCGACGTTGATAACCTTGGTGCCGATGAACTGCATGAGGCGGTAAAGCACTGCAACATCTTTGCCCGCGTTTCGCCCGAGCATAAGCTATTGCTGGTCGAGGCTCTGCAGGCCGGGGGCGAGATCGTTGCTGTCACCGGTGACGGCGTCAATGACGCTCCCGCTCTAAAACGTTCAGACGTTGGCGTGGCGATGGGCGAACGCGGCAGCGACGTCTCCCGCGAGGTCGCCGACCTCGTTTTACTGGACGACAACATTGCGACCATCGTGGCCGCCATTGAGGAAGGACGCGGGATCTACGAGAACATTCAGAAGTTCATCCGCTTCTTTTTTTCTACCGACCTTGCACTGATACTGCTGGTCGTCGGCGGTTCTGTCGGATCGTTCATCCTCGGCCTCAAGGACGCAAGCGGCGGATTGCTTCTGCCATTAACAGCTGTGCAGCTTTTGTGGATCAATGTGATCGCGGACGGCCCGCCGGCCATCGCCCTTGGCCTCGACAAAAACTCCGGCATGATGGACGTTCCCCCGAGAGATCCTAGCTCGCCTCTGCTCGACCGGGCTTCGCTCCTTTTCGTTGCACTTTCCGGAACGATAAAAGCGGCGGTAGGGATAGGCTTGCTTATTTCTCTGCCGCTGTTGGGTTATGGGGTCGCGGCCGTACGGACGGCGGTGTTCATTTTCGAATCGATCATACAGATCGTTTTCGCGTACCCGTCGCGGCATATTTCTGTACTGCCGCAGCTAAACCCGACACTTCATATAACGGTCGCCGCCGGGATCGTGCTGCAGATCGCAACGCTGTATGTGCCCTTCCTGCGTGATATGCTCGGCCTTGCACCGCTTGATGCCCAAATTCTCCTGATCACTTTGGCGTCCGCCCTCGGAGTGTGGCTTGTGGCCGAGACCTACAGCTGGTATGCCCTGAGGATCGGAAACAACCGGCATGCCGCTGCTGCAGGCCGGTAACGCCTCGCGGGTGGCTACGGATCGCCGGGCCTGCTCGAAACTCGCCGATGGCGACACGCTCGGGGCTTACCGGATCGTGCAATAGCTCGTGCAAAGCGGTTGCTCGAGGCCGTGGAGAAGCGTTTATTTGCAATTGACCCAGATCGAGGTTATCGTTTCAGCCAACAGCAGATAGGTCTTTGCTTGGCTTCGGACCACGGCTCTTATGAAAAGCAGAAATAGCTCAAACAAGTTCGGTCTCGTTCTGGCTGCCGCTTTGGTGGCCGCAACTTCCCTCGCCTGCGCATCGCTCCGCGAGCTGACGGGGCCTTCGGTGCCGGAGGGCCAGCGAAGATTAGCGGAACGAATCCCGGCCGGCTTTGAAAACGCCGTCGAAGACTTTGATGCGGGTAAGCCATCGGCGTTTCGGATCATTATGCTCGAGCCGGGCAAGATCTTGCTTCATGACCCCGATTCGCAACCAATCGACATTGCCACGCTTGGCTCAAGGGCGCAGGAAGCGATGAGCACGAGGACGCCGGATGAACGGGTCGTTTATATCGCCGCTGCGGCAGATATTCCGACGAGCGAAATCGCGGCGGTCATCGACGAACTTCGGCGGCAAAAGATCGAAACGGTCAAGCTGCTTACAAGCGCACGCGACCCCGAGGCGAAAGAGGGCGGATTGTTTTCCGAGCCGGTGGCTGCTCCAAACCGGGTCTTCGAAGTGCAAATTATAAGCAAACGCGAGCGAGATATCGACGCCAAACCGAATCCGCTAACGCTTTTCATCCGGACGGGAGATGACGGAAGGCCGGTGATAAACAATGAGCCGAAAGCCGACCTCCGAGAGTTGACCGTATTACTGGACGAAATCTTCAGGGAACGCGAACAAAACGGAGTGCTGCGAGAGAATACGAACGAAGTTGAAAAGGCGGTTCTCGTAAAGCTCACCCCCGATGAAGCCAACGAGAATATGGCAATTTTGTGAAGTTGGTGGACGCTGTAAAAGGAGCAGGGCAAGTCCCATCACACTCGGGGAGGAGGATCAGTTTCCAATTTTTCGTGAACTTGATCGTCTTTGAAGACCAATTCCGGATCGGTCAAGGGCAAGGAACTTCCGGATGTTATTTCAGGCGGGGTTCTGAACGGCAAGGCCATCAGCCTCCCGAAGCCGCCGTATCCTCCGGCCACAAGAGCGGTCAGGGCGTCGGGGGCCGTCAATGTTGAGATCATGATCGATACTGAGGGCAACGTCATCGAGGCAAACGCGGTCAGCGGCCATCCGCTTCTTCGGCAGTCGGCCGTAACCGCGGCCCGGTCCGCAAAGTTCGCCCCAACAATGCTCGCTGGCAAACCGGTAAAGGTCAAAGGCATACTTGTTTTCAATTTCAACGCTCCGGAGTAGGATGGCGTTGCGGCATATCGGTGTGTCGTCGACCAAGATCAGATCACGCACATCAGTCCAAGATTTTGCTCTTGGCTCGAAGCGTGATTTGGTTTCCTGCTCAACCGTTCCGAATGTTGATGTCGAGAGGCGGGGTTTCGACAATGTGAAAAGTTGCAGATGCAAATGCCGCTTTGCCCTCGGATCGGGCGAATTCCTCGACGATACGCGTGAAAAGCAGGTCCTTTGTACGACGACGGAGTTTGTAATCCGTCACATAACGGACCGTATATTCCAACCAATTGTCGGTAGCCACGAGCGTGACCATTGGCTCAACGGCCGCGTCCTCAAGTAGAAACTGCTTTGAGAATTTGACCCAGGCTGCCTTTGCACCCGCCGCATAATCACCAACGAGTTCGTCCGCGACCATCTGAAGGGTCTGCCGTGTGTACTTCTCTTCGCTTCCGTATTTGACCGGAACCTTGATCTCATCCCACAGGAAAGGAAATTCTCCGGAGTAGTTATACACCGGGGCCTTGAATACAAAGCTGTTTGCGACCCTTACAACTCGACCGTTATAAAGATCGCCGTCAACCCATTCGCCGCATTCCATTATCGTTGTTCGCAGAAAGCTGATATCGATGACGTCGCCCTTAATTCCGCCAACCTCAACCCGGTCCCCGGGGCTGTAAAAATGGGCGAACGAGATCGCAAACCACCCGGCAAAGCTCGAAATGACTTCCTGCAATGCAAATGCAATACCGGCGCCGGCAACGCCGAGGGCAACGGTCAGCCCTCCCAAGCGATCACTGAATACGATGCTAAGAATCAGGATCGCCGCCAGATACGTGAGAAAAGTAATGAATTTCCGAAGCTTATAGCGGGTATCGCTTGTCCGAACATATCGGGTTACAGATCGCTTTGCCAGGCGCGATATCCCGAACAATGCGATCAGTACTATTAACGCCGTTATGAACTTTCCGACCGCAGGGTCAAAGAGCCAGCTTTTGATCGTTTCTTCCATCGTTGATCACCCCTATAAGAGCAAACGGCGGCAGCATACTCAAATGCCGCCGCCGATGCATGGTCGATCGTAACGTACCGAGGACGCGAGCGGCCTACTCCGCCTCGCCGCCGGAGGCCTTGCCTTTTTCTTCCATCAGGATGGCCTTGCGGGAAAGTTTTACCTTGTTGCCTTCCCTGCCGATGCATTTGACCATGATCTGCTGGCCTTCCTTGAGCTCGTCGCGGACGTCCTTGACGCGGCGGTCTGAGATCTCGGAGATATGCAGCAGGCCGTCGAGCCCCGGAAGTATCTCAACGAAAGCACCGAAATCGACGATTCGCGAAACGGTCCCGAGATAGGTTTCGCCGACCTCGGCATCTGCTGTAAGTGCCTTGATGCGGGCGATCGCGGCCTGTGCGGCCTCGCCATCTGCGGTCGCGATGAGGATGGTTCCGTCGTCGGAAACATCGATCTTCGCACCGGTCTCTTCGGTCAGAGCACGGATGGTCGAACCGCCCTTGCCGATGACGTCGCGGATCTTCTCGGGATTGATCTTGATCGTGATGATGCGCGGAGCATACTGCGAAATGTCTTCGCGAGGAGCTTCGATCGCCTTCTGCATTACCTCAAGAATGTGCAGCCGGCCTTTGCGGGCCTGCTCAAGTGCTTCCTGAAGGATCATCGCATTAATGCCGGCGACCTTGATGTCCATCTGCAGTGCAGTAATGCCTTCGCTGGTTCCGGTCACCTTGAAGTCCATATCGCCATAATGATCTTCGGCACCGGCGATGTCAGAGAGGATCGCGTAGCGATTCCCTTCCATCACAAGCCCCATCGCCACACCCGCGACCGATCGCTTGATCGGCACACCGGCGTCCATCAAGCTCAGGATGCCGCCGCAGACCGAAGCCATTGACGATGATCCGTTCGACTCTGTAATGTCCGAAACGATGCGAAGCGTGTAAGGAAATTCCTCTTCGCTCGGAAGAACGGCCTCGATCGCCCGGCGGGCAAGGTTGCCGTGTCCCGTCTCGCGGCGTGAGGTTCCGCCGAAACGGCCTGCCTCGCCGACCGAGTAAGGCGGGAAATTATAGTGGAGCATGAACCGGCGATCGATGGTTCCCTTTTCGAGGTCGTCCATGAATTGCCCGTCCATCTTCGTGCCGAGCGTTGTGGTAACGATCGCCTGCGTTTCGCCGCGGGTGAAGAGAGCCGAACCGTGTACACGCGGAAGCCAGCCGACCTCGCACGAGATCGGGCGGATCTCGCTGAACTTTCTTCCGTCGGGACGGCGGCGATTGCCGAGCATGTCCTCACGAAAGACCTTTTCCTTAAGCTGTGAGAATGCCTTGCCGGCCATCGTCCGCTTTGCAGCGTCGTCTTCCGGATAGCTCTCGACCACTTCTTTCTTGAGCGCATCGACCGCGGCATAGCTCGAAAGCTTGTCCTTGCCGGTGGTGTCGAGCGCCGAGCGGAGCCGGTCGCCGAAGTTCTTTTCGATCTCGGCAAGAATGGCCTCGTCAACGACCGCCGGAACGAATTCACGCTTCGGTATCGCAAGAGCTTTGCCAAGTTCGATCTGCCAGAGGCAGAGCCGCTTGATCTCCTTATGAGCAAGCATCAGAGCCTCGAGCATGATCTTTTCCGGGACCTCGTTGGCCTCGGCCTCGACCATCACGATCGCCTCTTCAGTTCCGGCGACGATCAGGTTCAGGTCAGATTCGCGACGCTCATCGTAGGTCGGGTTGATGACATACTTGCCGTCGATCAGGCCGATGCGGATACCCGCAATCGGGGTCACGAACGGGATGTCAGACAAATAAAGAGCACACGAGGCTCCCGTGATCGCTATAACATCCGGGTCATTTTCGCTATCAGCGGAGATGACCGTTCCGACGACCTGCGTCTCAAAGCGATATCCATCCGGGAAGAGCGGGCGGATCGGGCGGTCGATCAAACGGCACGTCAGGATCTCTTTTTCGCCCGGGCGTCCTTCGCGGCGGAAATAGTTTCCGGGAATGCGGCCGGCCGAGTAGCTCGACTCGCGGTATTCAATGGTCAGCGGAAAGAAGTCTAGTCCTTCTCTCGCCGTCTTCATGCTTACTGCCGTGACGAGCAGCATGGTGTCGCCATAGCGGATAACGACCGATCCGTCGGCCTGCTTGGCGACCTTTCCGGTCTCGACGATC contains:
- a CDS encoding PQQ-binding-like beta-propeller repeat protein; this encodes MKILPAFAFALVLFVGGSAQPAWQAGLDGRIAFYQMTDFGIVLAGTERSLYAIDGETGQRLWRRDTGKINETAITPVPDTDILLFTRDLGSRSRLSAVDLISGGRLWESEKVRGDVLQLAADPELDLLAVVVVRDTSGRLGSEMKRTPVIHMLRLSDGEQLWRRELDSDVEMMPATFGEEGGEVAYTLDNYRPPLLLDGRLLVFYEGLTSYDARTGDEKERERFKVNEGGLALTEADPIFNDSHIFVSGRGRIRAVGRSTGKEEWKADDLGTAAEMALLGDVLYVRTGGQFTRLKDGETETKGPFGVSAIDTQTGKVMWRYKGADKGITNFTFADEETIVVADRDDLIYIDARTGKSKEKFEHKVRGAQFVLLNERREVVVGGRDTLAAFRGKQESWRVRHKAPDRGVLRIVTGIALRAVALYFRYGGLASTAFNIARTGGNVVGIVRSLRWSGLRQRFGSLDLTTLASNSARDFLTRRIYTYGSIAEFPRLANRIEGLTVVRPSSLVRRAAGRALPSGSDVRESILDRLDPVSQAERLSEHLLRRERLAELRGRHMYFFTDLPRPADRRGLVGVNIHTGRDERRIMVSDPDPQFFTDESLGLLYTADGDKLKAFSITQ
- a CDS encoding HAD-IC family P-type ATPase — its product is MDPPSGTEKQTGLTRAEAEVRLGKFGRNTLPEKRPTPAWVRFVRQFKSPLIYILLFALIIDILIWGIEGADGIPIESVAIGLILLLNSGLGIYQENKAEAALDRLKLLAAPLVWVVRDGRISHIPASELVPGDVVRIEAGERVPADGDLLESQGVSVDESILTGESVPVEKGEGGELFSGTLLVRGKCYAAVTNTGEKSSMGRLAVMIGEIGAGKTPLERRLDVFGRQVAYAIGGLAVILILTGLYIEGTERLGQVLLFAVALAVAAVPEGLPAVLTLTLSLGVERMAKRKAVIRRLSAVEALGSVTVIATDKTGTLTENRMYVKDLDSPKTRSALLAMVLANDADLESGAGDPLEIALLEYARTQGIDPAAENRARPRKSVLPFDSKHKYMRVTVEEAGRQVSYLKGAPEVIIERSKMTAEERTNWEEKAAGYAADGFRVIALGWRDGESDDELHFGGLVLLWDPPRPEVPEAIRKAQDAGIRVVMITGDHPATAFAVANAVGIPPSRVLTGFDVDNLGADELHEAVKHCNIFARVSPEHKLLLVEALQAGGEIVAVTGDGVNDAPALKRSDVGVAMGERGSDVSREVADLVLLDDNIATIVAAIEEGRGIYENIQKFIRFFFSTDLALILLVVGGSVGSFILGLKDASGGLLLPLTAVQLLWINVIADGPPAIALGLDKNSGMMDVPPRDPSSPLLDRASLLFVALSGTIKAAVGIGLLISLPLLGYGVAAVRTAVFIFESIIQIVFAYPSRHISVLPQLNPTLHITVAAGIVLQIATLYVPFLRDMLGLAPLDAQILLITLASALGVWLVAETYSWYALRIGNNRHAAAAGR
- a CDS encoding energy transducer TonB, with product MKTNSGSVKGKELPDVISGGVLNGKAISLPKPPYPPATRAVRASGAVNVEIMIDTEGNVIEANAVSGHPLLRQSAVTAARSAKFAPTMLAGKPVKVKGILVFNFNAPE
- a CDS encoding mechanosensitive ion channel family protein, which encodes MEETIKSWLFDPAVGKFITALIVLIALFGISRLAKRSVTRYVRTSDTRYKLRKFITFLTYLAAILILSIVFSDRLGGLTVALGVAGAGIAFALQEVISSFAGWFAISFAHFYSPGDRVEVGGIKGDVIDISFLRTTIMECGEWVDGDLYNGRVVRVANSFVFKAPVYNYSGEFPFLWDEIKVPVKYGSEEKYTRQTLQMVADELVGDYAAGAKAAWVKFSKQFLLEDAAVEPMVTLVATDNWLEYTVRYVTDYKLRRRTKDLLFTRIVEEFARSEGKAAFASATFHIVETPPLDINIRNG
- the pnp gene encoding polyribonucleotide nucleotidyltransferase, whose product is MTKKYLKESIKVGGEELIVETGKVAKQADGSVVIRYGDTMLLVTAVSMKTAREGLDFFPLTIEYRESSYSAGRIPGNYFRREGRPGEKEILTCRLIDRPIRPLFPDGYRFETQVVGTVISADSENDPDVIAITGASCALYLSDIPFVTPIAGIRIGLIDGKYVINPTYDERRESDLNLIVAGTEEAIVMVEAEANEVPEKIMLEALMLAHKEIKRLCLWQIELGKALAIPKREFVPAVVDEAILAEIEKNFGDRLRSALDTTGKDKLSSYAAVDALKKEVVESYPEDDAAKRTMAGKAFSQLKEKVFREDMLGNRRRPDGRKFSEIRPISCEVGWLPRVHGSALFTRGETQAIVTTTLGTKMDGQFMDDLEKGTIDRRFMLHYNFPPYSVGEAGRFGGTSRRETGHGNLARRAIEAVLPSEEEFPYTLRIVSDITESNGSSSMASVCGGILSLMDAGVPIKRSVAGVAMGLVMEGNRYAILSDIAGAEDHYGDMDFKVTGTSEGITALQMDIKVAGINAMILQEALEQARKGRLHILEVMQKAIEAPREDISQYAPRIITIKINPEKIRDVIGKGGSTIRALTEETGAKIDVSDDGTILIATADGEAAQAAIARIKALTADAEVGETYLGTVSRIVDFGAFVEILPGLDGLLHISEISDRRVKDVRDELKEGQQIMVKCIGREGNKVKLSRKAILMEEKGKASGGEAE